A section of the Prochlorococcus sp. MIT 1341 genome encodes:
- a CDS encoding uracil phosphoribosyltransferase has protein sequence MTIALRVIVPPHPLIFHWLTLLRTSTTPPAIYATGLEELGKWLTYEAIRDWIPTRVEEITTPQGKTQGTIVEASIPLIAIPILPTGVHLWNGARSVLPNADLCLEGVPSNIKNNEGIILFIDQIATGERIIKELKRLSMQNVEARRIRLITPLASSPGLKRIGEVIPDLTIHCACIDPELAPNGEIKPGIGNPVLRLNTRTTDPT, from the coding sequence ATGACTATTGCACTGAGAGTTATCGTCCCTCCACATCCATTAATTTTTCACTGGCTTACTCTCCTAAGGACATCAACTACACCACCAGCGATATACGCAACAGGCTTAGAAGAACTTGGGAAATGGCTTACTTACGAAGCAATAAGAGATTGGATACCAACCCGTGTAGAAGAAATAACCACACCTCAGGGGAAGACACAGGGAACCATTGTCGAAGCATCTATCCCTCTAATCGCAATCCCAATACTTCCAACCGGAGTTCATCTCTGGAATGGAGCAAGAAGCGTTCTTCCCAACGCAGACTTATGCCTAGAAGGTGTGCCTTCTAATATAAAAAATAATGAAGGAATAATTTTATTTATCGACCAAATTGCCACTGGAGAACGAATTATTAAAGAGCTGAAAAGGCTTAGTATGCAGAACGTAGAAGCTAGGCGAATTCGTTTGATTACTCCCTTGGCTTCTAGTCCTGGCCTTAAACGAATTGGAGAAGTGATTCCAGATCTAACTATTCATTGTGCTTGCATAGACCCTGAGCTAGCACCAAATGGTGAAATTAAACCAGGAATTGGAAATCCAGTGTTGCGACTGAACACCAGAACAACAGACCCGACCTAG
- a CDS encoding pentapeptide repeat-containing protein: MWNQLIAFVGPLISLCTIGFFASIALAITPPEIRGQGDLPISPDMHGRDLNNYEFVKSDLRGFDFSDADLRGAVFNNSQLQQANLHGADLEDVVAFASIFEGANLTDANFTNCLLMESNFNDAQIAGADFTNAVIDKSQQKNLCMRAEGTNSQTGISTYESLACSG; the protein is encoded by the coding sequence ATGTGGAATCAGTTAATTGCTTTTGTAGGGCCTCTTATTTCCCTTTGCACAATAGGATTTTTTGCTTCCATTGCATTGGCGATTACTCCACCAGAGATTAGAGGCCAGGGTGATCTGCCAATTTCACCCGACATGCATGGGCGAGATTTAAATAATTATGAGTTTGTAAAGTCAGATTTACGAGGTTTTGACTTTAGTGATGCTGATTTGCGAGGAGCTGTTTTCAATAATAGTCAGCTTCAGCAGGCAAACTTGCATGGTGCAGATTTGGAGGATGTTGTTGCTTTCGCAAGTATTTTTGAGGGAGCTAATCTTACAGATGCTAATTTTACAAATTGCTTATTAATGGAAAGTAACTTTAATGATGCCCAGATTGCTGGAGCAGATTTTACTAATGCAGTTATCGATAAGTCTCAACAGAAGAACCTTTGCATGAGGGCTGAAGGTACTAACTCCCAGACGGGAATTAGTACTTATGAAAGTCTTGCTTGTTCAGGTTAA
- the cobW gene encoding cobalamin biosynthesis protein CobW yields MAKRLPVTVITGFLGSGKTTLLRHLLLEGKQRLAVMVNEFGSIGLDGDLIRSCGFCPDDEINGRLVELNNGCLCCTVQEDFLPTMERLLKISDQLDGIVVETSGLALPRPLLQALDWPEVRAAVYVNGVVTMVDGEALSAGSPVGDPEGLRLQREADPNLDHLTPVEELFSDQLESADLVLISRADILDSTVLEGLKVDLKDFVRPGTPLIPANNGQIDPSLVLGLEKGVQDTNNDSSHLDDQHDDDHHHVEVFDGVVRLEIDIDTEKLKGHLRELVLRHQVVRLKGRVWLHEKTFPLQIQMVGPRIDTWFEAAPDNAWKPSVDGVDFVVLSFQENADHQIEEALVKAFSKQENF; encoded by the coding sequence ATGGCTAAACGACTTCCTGTAACAGTTATCACTGGATTTCTAGGTAGTGGCAAGACAACACTTCTTCGACATTTGCTTTTAGAGGGGAAGCAACGGTTGGCAGTGATGGTTAATGAGTTTGGGAGTATTGGTTTAGATGGTGATCTAATTCGGAGTTGTGGTTTTTGTCCTGATGATGAGATTAATGGACGTTTAGTTGAATTAAATAATGGTTGTCTTTGTTGCACTGTTCAGGAGGACTTCCTCCCTACCATGGAAAGGTTGTTGAAAATTTCTGACCAGTTAGATGGAATAGTTGTTGAAACTAGTGGTTTAGCTTTGCCAAGGCCTCTTCTTCAGGCCCTTGATTGGCCTGAGGTACGAGCAGCTGTTTACGTTAATGGAGTAGTCACAATGGTTGATGGAGAAGCTCTTTCGGCAGGAAGTCCAGTGGGCGATCCAGAAGGCTTAAGACTTCAACGTGAGGCAGATCCCAATTTGGATCATCTGACGCCAGTTGAGGAGTTGTTTTCAGATCAATTAGAGTCTGCGGATTTGGTATTAATTAGTAGAGCTGACATTTTAGATAGCACAGTTTTAGAAGGCTTAAAAGTTGATTTAAAGGACTTTGTCCGCCCTGGAACCCCATTGATACCCGCCAATAATGGTCAAATTGACCCTTCTTTGGTTTTAGGGCTTGAGAAAGGAGTTCAAGACACCAATAATGACTCTTCACATTTAGACGATCAGCATGATGATGATCACCACCATGTTGAGGTTTTTGACGGTGTAGTTCGTTTAGAAATAGACATAGATACTGAGAAGCTAAAAGGTCATTTACGTGAATTAGTTTTGCGTCATCAGGTCGTTCGCCTAAAGGGTCGAGTCTGGTTGCATGAAAAAACTTTTCCGTTGCAAATTCAAATGGTTGGACCTCGCATTGATACCTGGTTTGAGGCTGCTCCTGATAATGCTTGGAAACCTTCTGTTGATGGTGTGGATTTTGTCGTGCTCTCTTTTCAGGAGAATGCGGATCACCAAATTGAAGAAGCTTTAGTAAAGGCTTTCTCTAAACAGGAAAATTTTTAG